The Photobacterium sp. TY1-4 DNA window TCTCCTGTCAGTTGTGCCTGACGGCTACATCCGGAAGATGCCGAACTGGCTCTCGGTTACTGGTGCACGCGAGGCTGCGGTCAGGGCGAGGCCAACCACCTCGCGGGTCTGGTAAGGGTCGATGATGCCGTCATCCCAGAGCCGGGCACTGGCGTAATAGGGTGAGCCCTGTACTTCATATAACTCCCGGATTGGCTGTTTGAACTGGGCTTCTTCTGCGTCAGACCAAACTTCCCCTTTGCGGGCTTTGATATCCCGGGTGACCTGAGCCATGACTCCAGCGGCTTGCTCACCGCCCATCACGGAAATCCGGGCATTGGGCCACATCCAGATCATGGTCGGATCATAGGCCCGTCCGCACATGCCGTAGTTCCCGGCACCGTATGAGCCACCGACAATCACGGTAAATTTCGGCACGTCGGCGCAGGCAACGGCCATCACCATTTTGGCGCCGTGCTTGGCAATCCCTTCGGATTCATATTTTTTCCCGACCATAAAGCCGGTGATATTTTGCAAAAACAGCAGGGGGATGTTGCGTTTGGCACAGAGCTCGATGAAATGCGCGCCTTTTTGCGCCGATTCCGAAAACAGAATGCCGTTATTGGCCACAATCCCAATGGGGTGGCCATGCAGCTTGGCAAAGCCGCACACCAGGGTTTCGCCATACAGCGCCTTGAACTCATCAAAATCTGAATCATCGACCAGTCGGGCAATGATCTCTTTAATCTCGATCGGTTTGCGTAAATCGGTGCCGGTGATCCCATAGAGCTCTTCCTGTGGATAGCGTGGCGGGCGGATGGGTTCTGCCGGTGTGGGCTGCGGCGCTAAATGGCTGCTGGCGACGGCCTGACGCGCCAACTGCAGGGCATGGTGTTCGTCCTGGGCAAAATAGTCGGCAACCCCGGACGTTTTACAATGCACTTCTGCGCCGCCGAGTTCTTCCGCCGTGACTTCCTCACCGGTGGCGGCTTTAACCAGCGGCGGCCCGGCAAGAAAAATCGTACCTTGTTGTTTGACGATAATTGACACATCGGCCATCGCCGGGACATATGCGCCCCCGGCAGTACACAGACCGAGGACTACGGCAATCTGTGGGATCCCCTTGGCCGACATTCGGGCCTGGTTGAAGAAAATACGGCCGAAGTGATCCTTATCCGGAAATACTTCCGCTTGATGCGGTAGGTTGGCACCGCCGGAGTCGACCAGGTACAGGCAGGGCAGGTGACAGCGCTCGGCGATCTCCTGGGCACGCAGGTGTTTTTTCACCGTCAGCGGATAATAGGTGCCGCCTTTCACGGATGGATCGTTGGCGATGATCATGCACTCGATACCTTCGACCGTCCCGATCCCGGCCACGACTCCGGCGCAGGGGATCGTGTCGTCATAGACTTCCCAGGCCGCAAACTGTCCGATTTCCAGAAAAGCGCTGTTGCTGTCCAGAACGGCATCAATCCGCTCCCTGACCGGCAATTTTCCCTTAGCCCGCTGGTGCGCCTGAGCTTTCTCGCCACCGCCCTGAACCACCTGATGAACCCGCGTGTGCAGCTCATCGACCAGTGCAGCCAT harbors:
- a CDS encoding carboxyl transferase domain-containing protein, which translates into the protein MAILQSRVHPNESQFLENQQSMAALVDELHTRVHQVVQGGGEKAQAHQRAKGKLPVRERIDAVLDSNSAFLEIGQFAAWEVYDDTIPCAGVVAGIGTVEGIECMIIANDPSVKGGTYYPLTVKKHLRAQEIAERCHLPCLYLVDSGGANLPHQAEVFPDKDHFGRIFFNQARMSAKGIPQIAVVLGLCTAGGAYVPAMADVSIIVKQQGTIFLAGPPLVKAATGEEVTAEELGGAEVHCKTSGVADYFAQDEHHALQLARQAVASSHLAPQPTPAEPIRPPRYPQEELYGITGTDLRKPIEIKEIIARLVDDSDFDEFKALYGETLVCGFAKLHGHPIGIVANNGILFSESAQKGAHFIELCAKRNIPLLFLQNITGFMVGKKYESEGIAKHGAKMVMAVACADVPKFTVIVGGSYGAGNYGMCGRAYDPTMIWMWPNARISVMGGEQAAGVMAQVTRDIKARKGEVWSDAEEAQFKQPIRELYEVQGSPYYASARLWDDGIIDPYQTREVVGLALTAASRAPVTESQFGIFRM